The Hydrogenophaga crocea genome contains a region encoding:
- the trpD gene encoding anthranilate phosphoribosyltransferase, whose amino-acid sequence MVQRIHHITPQEALQRTIEHREIFHDEMLHLMRLIMGGEMSPVMMAALITGLRVKKETIGEITAAAQVMREFSTKVHVADKTHLVDIVGTGGDGSHTFNISTCSMFVAAAAGARVSKHGGRSVSSKSGSADVLESLGVNINLTPEQIARCIEQVGVGFMFAPNHHPAMKNVAPVRRELGIKTIFNILGPLTNPASAPNILMGVFHPDLVGIQVRALQRLGAEHALVVYGRDGMDEVSLGAATMVGELRNGEIVEYEIHPEDFGMTMAGSRALRVETPEASRAMLLGVLERRDDPALKAASEIVVLNAGVALYAANVATDIGAGIALARRTLESGAALAKLEQLKAFAAA is encoded by the coding sequence ATGGTCCAACGCATCCACCACATCACGCCGCAGGAGGCCCTGCAGCGCACCATCGAGCACCGCGAGATCTTCCACGACGAGATGCTGCACCTCATGCGCCTCATCATGGGCGGCGAGATGTCGCCCGTGATGATGGCCGCGCTCATCACCGGCCTGCGCGTGAAGAAGGAAACCATCGGCGAGATCACTGCGGCCGCGCAGGTGATGCGCGAGTTCTCGACCAAGGTGCACGTGGCCGACAAAACCCACCTGGTCGACATCGTGGGCACGGGCGGCGACGGCTCGCACACCTTCAACATCTCGACCTGCAGCATGTTCGTGGCCGCGGCCGCGGGCGCGCGCGTGAGCAAGCACGGCGGGCGCAGCGTGTCGAGCAAGAGCGGCAGCGCCGACGTGCTCGAAAGCCTGGGCGTGAACATCAACCTGACGCCCGAGCAGATCGCGCGCTGCATCGAGCAGGTGGGCGTGGGCTTCATGTTCGCGCCGAATCACCACCCGGCCATGAAGAACGTCGCGCCGGTGCGGCGCGAGCTGGGCATCAAGACCATCTTCAACATCCTGGGGCCGCTCACCAACCCGGCCTCGGCGCCCAACATCCTCATGGGTGTGTTCCACCCCGACCTCGTGGGCATCCAGGTGCGCGCGCTGCAGCGCCTGGGCGCGGAGCATGCGCTCGTGGTGTACGGCCGCGACGGCATGGACGAGGTCTCGCTGGGCGCGGCCACCATGGTGGGCGAGCTGCGCAACGGCGAGATCGTCGAATACGAGATCCACCCCGAGGACTTCGGCATGACCATGGCGGGCAGCCGAGCGCTGCGCGTGGAAACGCCCGAGGCCTCACGCGCCATGCTGCTCGGCGTGCTCGAACGCCGCGACGACCCGGCCCTGAAGGCCGCGAGCGAGATCGTGGTGCTCAACGCGGGCGTGGCGCTGTACGCGGCCAACGTCGCCACCGACATCGGGGCGGGCATTGCGCTGGCGCGCCGCACGCTCGAATCGGGCGCGGCCCTGGCCAAGCTCGAGCAGCTCAAGGCCTTCGCGGCCGCGTGA
- a CDS encoding chalcone isomerase family protein, whose translation MVPNPLSPLRALVLGGALLASLPALAAPVELAGVTLQDRATVGGSPLVLNGAGVRYKAVFQVYTAGLYLTAKATTTEGVLGTAGPKRITITMLRDIDATELGKLFSRGIEDNMDRAAFSKLIPGVLRMSQIFAAHKKLNKGDTFTVDWLPGTGTVLTVRGQVEGEPFKEPEFYDALLRIWLGPKPADWQLKDALLGVGKKQP comes from the coding sequence ATGGTGCCCAACCCCCTCTCCCCGCTGCGCGCGCTGGTCCTTGGCGGCGCGCTGCTCGCCAGCCTGCCCGCGCTGGCCGCCCCCGTGGAGCTCGCCGGCGTGACGCTGCAGGATCGCGCCACGGTGGGCGGCAGTCCGCTGGTGCTCAACGGCGCGGGTGTTCGCTACAAGGCGGTGTTCCAGGTCTACACGGCCGGGCTCTACCTGACGGCCAAGGCCACCACGACCGAGGGCGTGCTGGGCACGGCCGGGCCCAAGCGCATCACCATCACCATGCTGCGCGACATCGACGCCACCGAGCTCGGCAAGCTGTTCTCGCGCGGCATCGAGGACAACATGGACCGCGCGGCGTTTTCCAAGCTGATCCCGGGCGTGCTGCGCATGAGCCAGATCTTTGCCGCCCACAAGAAGCTCAACAAGGGCGACACCTTCACCGTCGACTGGCTGCCCGGCACCGGCACGGTGCTCACCGTGCGCGGCCAGGTCGAGGGCGAGCCCTTCAAGGAGCCCGAGTTCTACGATGCGCTGCTGCGCATCTGGCTCGGCCCCAAGCCGGCCGACTGGCAGCTCAAGGACGCGCTGCTGGGCGTGGGCAAGAAGCAGCCCTGA
- the apaG gene encoding Co2+/Mg2+ efflux protein ApaG, with the protein MPKHLFTCEAEPQYLSEQSAPEEDLYAFAYTITITNAGEVTAQLIARHWIIEDAHGQTEEVKGLGVVGHQPLLRPGESFQYTSGTRLRTPTGSMRGSFFCVGEDGERFESPVPEFALRADGGMDAPPRVLH; encoded by the coding sequence ATGCCCAAGCACCTCTTCACCTGCGAGGCGGAGCCCCAGTACCTCAGCGAGCAGTCCGCGCCCGAGGAAGACCTCTACGCCTTCGCGTACACCATCACCATCACCAACGCCGGCGAGGTCACGGCCCAGCTGATCGCGCGCCACTGGATCATCGAAGACGCCCATGGCCAGACCGAAGAGGTGAAGGGCCTGGGCGTGGTGGGCCACCAGCCGCTGCTGCGCCCCGGCGAGTCGTTCCAGTACACCAGCGGCACGCGGCTGCGCACGCCCACCGGCAGCATGCGCGGCAGCTTCTTCTGCGTGGGCGAGGACGGCGAGCGCTTCGAATCGCCGGTGCCCGAGTTCGCGCTGCGCGCCGACGGCGGCATGGACGCCCCGCCGCGCGTGCTGCACTGA
- the trpC gene encoding indole-3-glycerol phosphate synthase TrpC, translating to MSDILNKIVATKREEVAAAKKKKPLEVVRADAESRVLTRDFVGALRAKIAAGQAAVIAEVKKASPSKGVLRENFIPADIAQSYADGDGKVSAACLSVLTDRQYFQGSPDFLKQARASCDLPVLRKDFLVDAYQVYEARAMGADAILLIAACLDDAQMAEFEAIARSLDMAVLVEVHDGDELQRALKLKTPLVGVNNRNLRTFEVSLDTTLGLLPELPADRLLVTESGILTRADVQTLRAAGVNAFLVGEAFMRADEPGMALAELFA from the coding sequence ATGAGCGACATCCTGAACAAGATCGTGGCCACCAAGCGCGAGGAAGTGGCCGCCGCGAAGAAGAAGAAACCGCTCGAGGTGGTGCGGGCCGATGCCGAGAGTCGTGTGCTCACGCGCGACTTCGTGGGCGCGCTGCGCGCCAAGATCGCGGCGGGCCAGGCCGCGGTGATCGCCGAGGTCAAGAAGGCCAGCCCGAGCAAGGGCGTGCTGCGCGAGAACTTCATTCCCGCCGACATCGCGCAGAGCTACGCCGATGGCGACGGCAAGGTCAGCGCGGCCTGCCTGTCGGTGCTCACCGACCGCCAGTACTTCCAGGGCTCACCCGATTTCCTCAAGCAGGCGCGCGCGAGCTGTGACCTGCCCGTGCTGCGAAAGGATTTCCTGGTCGACGCCTACCAGGTCTATGAGGCGCGCGCGATGGGCGCCGACGCCATCCTGCTGATCGCGGCCTGCCTCGACGACGCGCAGATGGCCGAGTTCGAGGCCATCGCGCGCTCGCTCGACATGGCGGTGCTGGTCGAGGTGCACGATGGCGACGAACTGCAGCGCGCGCTCAAGCTCAAGACACCGCTGGTGGGCGTGAACAACCGCAACCTGCGCACCTTCGAGGTCTCGCTCGACACCACGCTGGGCCTGCTGCCCGAGCTGCCGGCCGACCGGCTGCTCGTGACCGAGTCGGGCATTCTCACGCGCGCCGACGTGCAGACCCTGCGCGCGGCCGGCGTGAACGCCTTTCTGGTGGGCGAGGCCTTCATGCGCGCCGACGAGCCCGGCATGGCGCTGGCCGAACTGTTCGCATGA
- the tuf gene encoding elongation factor Tu, whose translation MAKEKFERTKPHVNVGTIGHVDHGKTTLTAAITTVLAAKFGGAAKAYDQIDAAPEEKARGITINTAHVEYETANRHYAHVDCPGHADYVKNMITGAAQMDGAILVCSAADGPMPQTREHILLARQVGVPYIIVFLNKCDMVDDAELLELVEMEVRELLSKYDFPGDDTPIVKGSAKLALEGDKGDLGEQAIMRLADALDSYIPTPERAVDGAFLMPVEDVFSISGRGTVVTGRIERGVIKVGEEIEIVGIAATQKTTCTGVEMFRKLLDQGQAGDNVGILLRGTKREEVQRGQVLCKPGSIKPHTHFTGEVYVLSKDEGGRHTPFFNNYRPQFYFRTTDVTGSIELPKDKEMVMPGDNVSITVKLIAPIAMEEGLRFAIREGGRTVGAGVVAKIIE comes from the coding sequence ATGGCAAAAGAGAAATTCGAGCGGACCAAGCCGCACGTGAACGTGGGCACGATTGGTCACGTGGACCACGGCAAGACGACGCTGACGGCGGCGATCACGACGGTGCTGGCGGCCAAGTTCGGTGGTGCTGCCAAGGCGTACGACCAGATCGACGCGGCTCCGGAAGAAAAAGCGCGCGGCATCACGATCAACACCGCGCACGTGGAATACGAGACGGCCAACCGCCACTACGCGCACGTGGACTGCCCGGGCCACGCCGACTACGTGAAGAACATGATCACCGGCGCCGCCCAGATGGACGGCGCGATCCTGGTGTGCTCGGCCGCTGACGGCCCGATGCCCCAGACCCGCGAGCACATCCTGCTGGCGCGTCAGGTGGGCGTGCCTTACATCATCGTGTTCCTGAACAAGTGCGACATGGTCGACGACGCCGAGCTGCTCGAGCTCGTCGAGATGGAAGTGCGCGAACTGCTGAGCAAGTACGACTTCCCTGGCGACGACACCCCGATCGTGAAGGGCTCGGCCAAGCTGGCGCTCGAGGGCGACAAGGGCGACCTCGGCGAGCAGGCCATCATGCGCCTGGCCGACGCGCTGGACAGCTACATCCCCACCCCGGAGCGTGCCGTGGACGGCGCCTTCCTGATGCCGGTGGAAGACGTGTTCTCGATCTCGGGCCGCGGCACCGTGGTGACCGGCCGTATCGAGCGTGGCGTGATCAAGGTCGGCGAAGAAATCGAGATCGTGGGTATTGCGGCGACGCAAAAGACCACCTGCACGGGCGTGGAGATGTTCCGCAAGCTGCTCGACCAGGGTCAGGCCGGCGACAACGTGGGTATCCTGCTGCGCGGCACCAAGCGCGAAGAAGTGCAGCGCGGCCAGGTGCTGTGCAAGCCGGGCTCGATCAAGCCGCACACGCACTTCACGGGTGAGGTGTACGTGCTGAGCAAGGACGAGGGCGGCCGTCACACGCCGTTCTTCAACAACTACCGTCCGCAGTTCTACTTCCGCACGACCGACGTCACGGGCTCGATCGAGCTGCCCAAGGACAAAGAGATGGTCATGCCTGGCGACAACGTGTCGATCACCGTCAAGCTGATCGCGCCCATCGCCATGGAAGAAGGCCTGCGCTTTGCTATCCGCGAAGGCGGCCGCACCGTCGGCGCCGGCGTCGTGGCCAAGATCATCGAGTAA
- the rpe gene encoding ribulose-phosphate 3-epimerase yields MTTFRIAPSILSADFARLGEEVRHVVAAGADWIHFDVMDNHYVPNLTFGPMVCQALKPHAKKPDGTPAPIDVHLMVQPVDALAQAFADAGADLISFHPDASTHVHRSVQAIKARGLKAGLTFNPGAPLDVLDWLIDDIDLILIMSVNPGFGGQGFIDSALRKIEQARKRIEASGKDIRLEVDGGIKPDNIRRVADAGADTFVAGSAIFGKPDYKAVIDQMRAALG; encoded by the coding sequence ATGACCACCTTCCGCATCGCCCCGTCCATCCTCTCGGCCGACTTCGCCCGCCTGGGCGAGGAGGTCCGCCACGTCGTCGCCGCGGGCGCCGACTGGATCCACTTCGACGTGATGGACAACCATTACGTGCCCAACCTCACCTTCGGCCCCATGGTGTGCCAGGCGCTCAAGCCGCACGCGAAGAAGCCCGACGGCACGCCGGCCCCGATCGACGTGCACCTGATGGTGCAGCCCGTGGACGCGCTGGCCCAGGCCTTCGCCGACGCCGGCGCCGACCTCATCAGCTTCCACCCCGATGCGAGCACCCACGTGCACCGCAGCGTGCAGGCCATCAAGGCGCGCGGCCTCAAGGCCGGCCTCACCTTCAATCCCGGCGCGCCGCTCGACGTGCTCGACTGGCTGATCGACGACATCGACCTGATCCTGATCATGAGCGTGAACCCGGGCTTCGGCGGCCAGGGCTTCATCGACTCGGCGCTGCGCAAGATCGAGCAGGCGCGCAAGCGCATCGAGGCCAGCGGCAAGGACATCCGCCTCGAGGTCGACGGCGGCATCAAGCCCGACAACATCCGCCGCGTGGCCGACGCGGGCGCCGACACCTTCGTGGCCGGCAGCGCGATCTTCGGCAAGCCCGACTACAAGGCCGTGATCGACCAGATGCGCGCGGCGCTCGGATGA
- the trpE gene encoding anthranilate synthase component I: MITELEFKSLTQQGYNRIPLMLEAFADLETPLSLYLKLAHGRGDGRHSFLLESVVGGERFGRYSFIGLPARTLLRASGFGADAKTEVVRDGEVVETNRGNPLDFIAAYQQRFKVALRPGLPRFCGGLAGYFGYDAVRHIEKKLEHSCPPDTLGCPDILLLQCEELAVIDNLSGKLYLIVYADPGQPEAYSNAKKRLRELKESLKYSVSAPQVKATQAHPAERGFAKADYLAAVERAKELIAAGDFMQVQVGQRIQKRYTESPLSLYRALRSLNPSPYMYYYHFGDFHVVGASPEILVRQEHTDEGQKVTIRPLAGTRPRGATPEKDKATEVELVNDPKERAEHVMLIDLARNDIGRIAKTGSVKVTEAFVVERYSHVMHIVSNVEGILNDGMTNMDVLKATFPAGTLTGAPKVHAMELIDRLEPVKRGIYGGACGYLSYAGDMDVAIAIRTAIVKDQTLYVQAAAGVVADSVPEMEWRETEHKARALLRAAELVEEGLE; encoded by the coding sequence ATGATCACCGAACTCGAATTCAAGAGCCTCACCCAGCAGGGCTACAACCGCATCCCGCTGATGCTCGAGGCCTTCGCCGACCTCGAAACCCCGCTCTCCCTGTACCTCAAGCTCGCGCACGGCCGCGGCGACGGCCGCCACAGCTTCCTGCTCGAATCGGTGGTGGGCGGCGAGCGCTTCGGCCGCTACAGCTTCATCGGCCTGCCCGCGCGCACCCTGCTGCGCGCCAGCGGCTTCGGTGCCGACGCGAAGACCGAGGTGGTGCGCGACGGCGAGGTGGTGGAGACGAACCGCGGCAACCCGCTCGACTTCATCGCCGCCTACCAGCAGCGCTTCAAGGTGGCGCTGCGGCCCGGCCTGCCGCGCTTTTGCGGCGGCCTGGCGGGCTATTTCGGCTACGACGCGGTGCGCCACATCGAGAAGAAGCTCGAGCACAGCTGCCCGCCCGACACCCTGGGCTGCCCCGACATCCTGCTGCTGCAGTGCGAGGAGCTCGCGGTCATCGACAACCTGTCGGGCAAGCTCTACCTCATCGTCTACGCCGACCCGGGCCAGCCCGAGGCCTACAGCAACGCCAAGAAGCGGCTGCGCGAGCTCAAGGAGTCGCTCAAGTATTCGGTGAGCGCGCCGCAGGTGAAGGCCACGCAGGCGCACCCGGCCGAGCGCGGCTTTGCCAAGGCCGACTACCTGGCCGCGGTGGAGCGCGCCAAGGAGCTCATCGCCGCGGGCGACTTCATGCAGGTGCAGGTGGGTCAGCGCATCCAGAAGCGCTACACCGAGTCGCCGCTGTCGCTGTACCGCGCGCTGCGCTCGCTCAACCCCTCGCCCTACATGTACTACTACCACTTCGGCGACTTCCACGTGGTGGGGGCGAGCCCGGAGATCCTGGTGCGCCAGGAGCACACCGACGAGGGGCAGAAGGTGACGATACGGCCGCTCGCGGGCACGCGCCCGCGCGGCGCCACGCCCGAGAAAGACAAGGCCACCGAGGTCGAACTCGTCAACGACCCCAAGGAGCGCGCCGAGCACGTGATGCTGATCGACCTCGCGCGCAACGACATCGGCCGCATCGCGAAGACCGGCAGCGTGAAGGTGACCGAGGCCTTCGTGGTCGAGCGCTACAGCCACGTGATGCACATCGTGAGCAACGTCGAGGGCATCCTCAACGACGGCATGACCAACATGGACGTGCTCAAGGCCACCTTCCCCGCGGGCACGCTCACGGGCGCGCCCAAGGTGCACGCCATGGAGCTCATCGACCGGCTCGAGCCGGTCAAGCGCGGCATCTACGGCGGCGCCTGCGGCTACCTGAGCTACGCGGGCGACATGGACGTGGCGATCGCCATCCGCACCGCGATCGTGAAGGACCAGACGCTGTACGTGCAGGCCGCGGCCGGCGTGGTCGCCGACTCGGTGCCCGAGATGGAGTGGCGCGAAACGGAGCACAAGGCGCGCGCGCTGCTGCGCGCGGCCGAACTGGTCGAGGAGGGTCTGGAATGA
- a CDS encoding anthranilate synthase component II yields the protein MSAIKVLMVDNYDSFTFNIVQYLGELGAEVTVLRNDEVTVDELQARLDAGRMDRLVISPGPCSPAEAGISVPAIRHFAGKLPILGVCLGHQSIGAAFGGTIVRAQQLMHGKTSEITTTQRGVFAGLPERFTVNRYHSLAIRRADCPAELEVTAWTDDGEIMGVKHKSLAIEGVQFHPESILTEHGHAMLRNFLEQVA from the coding sequence ATGAGCGCGATCAAGGTCCTGATGGTGGACAACTACGACTCGTTCACCTTCAACATCGTGCAGTACCTGGGCGAGCTCGGCGCCGAGGTGACCGTGCTGCGCAACGACGAGGTCACGGTCGATGAACTGCAGGCCCGGCTCGACGCCGGCCGCATGGATCGGCTGGTGATCTCGCCCGGCCCGTGCTCGCCGGCCGAGGCCGGCATCTCGGTGCCGGCCATCCGCCACTTCGCGGGCAAGCTGCCCATCCTCGGCGTGTGCCTGGGCCACCAGAGCATCGGCGCGGCCTTCGGCGGCACCATCGTGCGCGCGCAGCAGCTCATGCACGGCAAGACCAGCGAGATCACCACCACGCAGCGCGGCGTGTTCGCGGGCCTGCCCGAGCGCTTCACCGTGAACCGCTACCACTCGCTCGCGATCCGCCGCGCCGACTGCCCGGCCGAGCTCGAGGTGACGGCCTGGACCGACGACGGCGAGATCATGGGCGTGAAGCACAAGAGCCTGGCCATCGAAGGCGTGCAGTTCCACCCCGAGAGCATCCTCACCGAACACGGCCACGCCATGCTGCGCAACTTCCTGGAGCAGGTCGCATGA
- the ltaE gene encoding low-specificity L-threonine aldolase, translated as MNTVDLRSDTVTQPTAAMREAMMAAPLGDDVFGDDPSVNALQEQIAALTGKEAALFMSSGTQSNLCGMMAHCGRGDEYIVGQNAHTYRYEGGGAAVLGSIQPQPLAQDAQGLMKPADVEAAIKPDDPHFARTRLLCLENTWNGHVMPEAYLREMTALARRHGLTVHLDGARVFNAAVHNAGPGGDPFAALRAITDLFDSVSVCFSKGLGAPVGSALCGPREFIERARRWRKMVGGGLRQAGLLAAAASHALDHHVHRLADDHALAQRLAHGLAGIDGLSVRSAQTNIVFVDVAGGRGPDLLAHLQRDGVLATGLIGVRFVTHLGVDAPGIDRAIASARAFFDQAEPQGAAQARGPAVY; from the coding sequence ATGAACACCGTCGACCTGCGCAGCGACACCGTCACCCAGCCCACCGCCGCCATGCGCGAGGCCATGATGGCCGCGCCGCTGGGCGACGACGTGTTCGGCGACGACCCCTCGGTGAACGCGCTGCAGGAGCAGATCGCTGCGCTCACCGGCAAGGAGGCCGCGCTGTTCATGAGCAGCGGCACCCAGAGCAACCTCTGCGGCATGATGGCCCACTGCGGTCGCGGCGACGAATACATCGTGGGCCAGAACGCCCACACCTACCGCTACGAAGGCGGCGGCGCTGCGGTGCTGGGCAGCATCCAGCCGCAGCCGCTCGCGCAGGACGCGCAAGGCCTCATGAAGCCCGCCGATGTCGAGGCCGCGATCAAGCCCGACGACCCGCACTTCGCGCGCACGCGGCTGCTCTGCCTGGAGAACACCTGGAACGGGCACGTGATGCCCGAGGCCTACCTGCGCGAGATGACCGCGCTTGCGCGCCGACACGGCCTGACGGTGCACCTGGACGGCGCGCGCGTGTTCAACGCGGCCGTGCACAACGCAGGCCCGGGCGGTGACCCGTTCGCGGCGCTGCGCGCCATCACCGACCTGTTCGACAGCGTGTCCGTGTGTTTCAGCAAGGGCCTGGGCGCGCCCGTGGGCTCGGCGCTGTGCGGCCCGCGCGAATTCATCGAGCGCGCGCGCCGCTGGCGCAAGATGGTGGGTGGCGGCCTGCGCCAGGCCGGCCTGCTCGCGGCCGCGGCCTCGCACGCGCTCGACCACCACGTGCACCGTCTGGCCGACGACCACGCGCTCGCGCAGCGCCTGGCGCACGGCCTGGCGGGCATCGACGGCCTGAGCGTGCGCTCGGCGCAGACCAACATCGTGTTCGTCGACGTGGCCGGCGGCCGCGGCCCCGACCTGCTCGCGCACCTGCAGCGCGACGGCGTGCTCGCCACCGGCCTGATCGGTGTGCGCTTCGTGACCCACCTGGGCGTGGACGCGCCCGGCATCGACCGCGCCATCGCGAGCGCGCGCGCGTTCTTCGACCAGGCCGAGCCCCAAGGCGCCGCGCAGGCGCGCGGCCCCGCCGTCTACTGA
- a CDS encoding uracil-DNA glycosylase, whose protein sequence is MRLTHADPARWPVAPGWAPEVGAFFASPRGQALTHFLRQRLQQGATIYPPEPLRALALTPPEAVRVVILGQDPYHGPGQAEGLAFSVAPGVPFPPSLRNIFVERQRDLGLQPPLSGSLRPWAQQGVLLLNTCLTVEDGKPASHAGQGWEALTDAIIARVAGQPTPTAFLLWGAHAQKKAALVGGQHRVFMANHPSPLSARRGPVPFIGCGHFGLVNQWLAGQGRPAIDW, encoded by the coding sequence ATGAGGCTGACGCACGCGGATCCCGCGCGCTGGCCGGTGGCCCCGGGCTGGGCGCCCGAGGTGGGCGCCTTCTTCGCCTCGCCGCGCGGCCAGGCGCTCACGCACTTCCTGCGGCAGCGGCTGCAGCAGGGCGCCACCATCTACCCGCCCGAGCCGTTGAGGGCCCTCGCGCTCACGCCGCCCGAGGCGGTGCGCGTGGTCATCCTGGGCCAGGACCCGTACCACGGCCCGGGTCAGGCCGAGGGGCTGGCGTTCTCCGTGGCGCCCGGTGTGCCCTTTCCGCCCAGCCTGCGCAACATCTTCGTCGAGCGCCAGCGCGATCTGGGGCTGCAACCGCCCCTGAGCGGCTCGCTCAGGCCCTGGGCCCAACAAGGCGTTTTGCTGCTCAACACCTGTCTCACGGTCGAAGACGGAAAGCCCGCCAGCCATGCCGGTCAGGGTTGGGAAGCGCTCACTGATGCGATCATCGCCCGGGTGGCCGGGCAGCCAACGCCCACCGCTTTTCTGCTCTGGGGCGCGCACGCCCAGAAGAAGGCCGCGCTCGTTGGCGGCCAGCACCGCGTCTTCATGGCCAACCACCCCTCGCCCTTGTCGGCACGCCGCGGGCCTGTGCCTTTCATCGGCTGCGGGCATTTCGGCCTGGTCAACCAGTGGCTGGCGGGGCAGGGACGGCCCGCGATCGATTGGTAA
- the gph gene encoding phosphoglycolate phosphatase (PGP is an essential enzyme in the glycolate salvage pathway in higher organisms (photorespiration in plants). Phosphoglycolate results from the oxidase activity of RubisCO in the Calvin cycle when concentrations of carbon dioxide are low relative to oxygen. This enzyme is a member of the Haloacid Dehalogenase (HAD) superfamily of aspartate-nucleophile hydrolase enzymes (PF00702).) — protein MIGRIQALMVDLDGTMVDTLGDFDAALNRTLADLARPPVARADIERMVGKGSMHLIRSALQHGGLDAEAAQSLLDRAWARYQAHYQAVNGQHSAVYPGVAEGLAALAARGLPLACLTNKPLAFARELLARKGLAGHFRHVFGGDSFARSKPDPLPLIETCRALGTAPANTLMVGDSLNDAQAARAAGCPVVLVRYGYNHGEPIAHAPHDRLIDSLAELDALIA, from the coding sequence ATGATCGGGCGCATCCAGGCCCTCATGGTCGACCTCGACGGCACGATGGTCGACACGCTCGGTGACTTCGACGCCGCCCTCAACCGCACCCTGGCCGACCTCGCGCGCCCCCCGGTGGCACGCGCCGACATCGAGCGCATGGTGGGCAAGGGCTCGATGCACCTGATCCGCTCGGCACTGCAGCACGGCGGGCTCGACGCCGAGGCCGCGCAGTCGCTGCTCGATCGGGCCTGGGCCCGCTACCAGGCGCACTACCAGGCGGTCAACGGCCAGCACAGCGCGGTCTACCCGGGCGTGGCCGAAGGCCTGGCGGCGCTGGCCGCGCGCGGGCTGCCGCTGGCCTGCCTCACCAACAAGCCGCTGGCCTTCGCGCGCGAGCTGCTGGCGCGCAAGGGCCTGGCCGGGCACTTCCGGCACGTGTTCGGCGGCGACAGCTTCGCGCGCAGCAAGCCCGACCCGCTGCCGCTGATCGAGACCTGCCGCGCGCTGGGCACCGCGCCTGCGAACACGCTGATGGTGGGCGATTCGCTCAACGACGCGCAGGCCGCGCGCGCCGCCGGCTGCCCGGTGGTGCTGGTGCGCTACGGCTACAACCACGGCGAGCCGATCGCACACGCCCCGCACGACCGGCTCATCGATTCGCTGGCCGAGCTCGATGCGCTGATCGCCTGA
- a CDS encoding LysE family translocator, with protein MPELPQLLLFIAAGWLLNLTPGPDVLYIVSHGLRSGARAGTAAALGIVAGCFVHVFAAAAGLSALLATSATAFTLVKWVGAAYLLWMGVKLLFSRGGRLDLGAAAAPEATARLDLWAIWRRGFLTNVLNPKVALFFLAFVPQFIRPDAAHPALAFLWLGVLFNLNSLPINLGYAWLAAWAARRVHALQRAMGWMDRAAGLMFIGFGLRLALADHPTKP; from the coding sequence ATGCCCGAACTGCCGCAACTGCTCCTGTTCATCGCGGCCGGCTGGCTGCTCAACCTCACGCCCGGGCCCGATGTGCTCTACATCGTGAGCCACGGCCTGCGCAGCGGTGCGCGCGCGGGCACTGCGGCCGCGCTGGGCATCGTGGCCGGCTGCTTCGTGCACGTGTTCGCCGCCGCCGCGGGCCTGAGCGCGCTGCTCGCCACCTCGGCCACCGCGTTCACCCTGGTGAAGTGGGTCGGCGCCGCCTACCTGCTGTGGATGGGTGTGAAGTTGCTGTTCTCGCGCGGTGGACGGCTCGACCTGGGCGCTGCCGCTGCGCCCGAGGCCACCGCGCGCCTCGACCTCTGGGCCATCTGGCGCCGCGGCTTCCTCACCAACGTGCTCAATCCCAAGGTGGCGCTGTTCTTCCTGGCCTTCGTGCCGCAGTTCATCCGGCCCGACGCCGCACACCCCGCGCTCGCCTTTCTGTGGCTCGGCGTGCTGTTCAACCTGAATTCGTTGCCGATCAACCTCGGCTACGCCTGGCTCGCGGCCTGGGCCGCGCGGCGCGTGCACGCGTTGCAGCGCGCCATGGGTTGGATGGACCGCGCCGCCGGTCTGATGTTCATCGGCTTCGGCCTGCGCCTGGCGCTCGCCGATCACCCCACGAAACCTTGA